The Bradyrhizobium guangxiense genomic sequence CAGCGCCTCCTGGCGCTTGCGCGCGTCCTCAGCCGTGCCATGCCAGACCCCGACATAATTCTCACCGGCCAGCCATTTCTCGTCCTGCGGCGCAAGCCCGATCACTGCACGGCACTGGCTGCCTACGAGATCATCGGCGGTGATGCCGACGGTCCAGCCCAGCCGCGCGGCCATGCTGACGATCTGGTCGGTGGTGTGGATCGCATTCGGCCGCCGTATCTTCGGGATCGCCTCCATCTCTGCGACGCTCGCGAACAGCTTCATGCCGATCACGTTCGTCTTCAGCCGCAGCAGGCTGTTCAGATCGGCGACGAGGCCGGCAAGGTCGATGCTGTCTGCATTGTGCTGTTGCATGGCGTCCTCCGGACCGGCGATTGCACGCCGCGTATTCTAATTTTGCAGCCTCGTTCTAGTCCTTGGCGGGTCCCGGAAGCAACTCGGCGGTCCTGCCCATCAGGCGGTAGGCGGTAAGACCGATCCACTCGCGCACCGCAACTTCGGTTCGGCCCAAGCCGTCCGCACCCATGTTGGTAAAAGAAAACAGATCGTCGCGTCCGCCCATCCGCCAGTCCACCGGATAGGCCTCGACGTTAAATCCGGCCGCGCGGAAGATGCCCATAGATCGCGGCATGTGGAAGGCCGACGTCACCAGGAGCCAACGCTCGCCCGGCTTCGGCATGACCAGCTGTTTCGTGAAGATCGCATTCTCCCAGGTGTTGCGCGAATTGCGCTCGAGGATCAGGCGCTCCTTCGGTATGCCGAGATTCTCCAGGATCGGCGCGGAATAGTCGGCTTCCCTGGCGTCGGTGGAGACCAGGTTTGCGCTCCCCCCAGTAAACACGATGCGCGCATTCGGATAGCGGCGCGCGAGCTCGGCCGGCGCGAACAGACGATCGGCGGCGTGCGCGACGACAGGCGTGCGATGCGCCGCCGACAGATCGGTGTCGACCGAGCCGCCGAGCACGATGATGCCGTCGGGCGCGCCGCGCGCGGCGTCCCACGCCGGAAAGCGCGATTCAAGCGGATAGATCAGAAGATTGCCGAGCGGCGAGAACGCCGCCAGCGCCAGCAGCACCAGCGTGGTCACGGCCAGCTTGCGGCCGAGCGCGGCAAAGCGCGTCGCCATCAGCAGCAGCGAGACAATACCGAGCTCGACCAGAAGGTTGATCGGCAAGAGCGCGGTGCCGATGGTCTTGGACAGAACGAAAAACAGGGGAGCCTCGCTGGGATGATCTGGCCGGTCTGCGCAGGGCTTGACCTGCCCGGCGATCTTCAGAAATCTTCTTG encodes the following:
- a CDS encoding YdcF family protein codes for the protein MFFVLSKTIGTALLPINLLVELGIVSLLLMATRFAALGRKLAVTTLVLLALAAFSPLGNLLIYPLESRFPAWDAARGAPDGIIVLGGSVDTDLSAAHRTPVVAHAADRLFAPAELARRYPNARIVFTGGSANLVSTDAREADYSAPILENLGIPKERLILERNSRNTWENAIFTKQLVMPKPGERWLLVTSAFHMPRSMGIFRAAGFNVEAYPVDWRMGGRDDLFSFTNMGADGLGRTEVAVREWIGLTAYRLMGRTAELLPGPAKD